In Anguilla rostrata isolate EN2019 chromosome 1, ASM1855537v3, whole genome shotgun sequence, a genomic segment contains:
- the phactr4b gene encoding phosphatase and actin regulator 4B isoform X1, whose amino-acid sequence MATCLHLHLHLRRCHSWSPDDEVDHQHSTTGTEGGNSGDTTPPTKRKGKFSSLGKIFKPWKWRKKKSSEKFKETSEVLERKMSMRRPREELIEKGVLKEIPDNEGVEVHSTKPPHVKNGHTVPVSGAGGVGRPPSEGDFRVNPTWLPQGGERKSRPPPGDGEKKAGLQWQGEEGRRPGRLHPDTEKKPVLQKAPSEDGRRTRPPSDAERKTPLPRHASAEEGRTRRESNGSRFVPDSESLRDTLREPLPPKQAMLPPKWLVSSTPEPGSEAPPRVPVSVATPSYSTSSGSSSSSSSSAVSALAKPARNVSSAGPNPPSPAAGPLVPSASAPPGPLQVKQPPVPPPKPLNRNSNPAMLASPLQRGDNMHFPLYWSCWKREGEYDVYLSLPVYLCRRAGAPRPAELSQASGGVSLVPAKPSPPMPPKRTTPVTKRNTEEPSPSALPLPAPHPAPLSEEDFQLLPPPPSPPLPTHVPPSPPRSLPHTHHHHLAHQHSYPHPLPQPIPAPFDPPSPSSEPPRQPPIPLHIMIQRALSSPGPAVPNPDGSHRAHSLLFETPPEYARPLPVTIQPLKQAEDDYSDEEEEEEEEEEPIPEPLPMQPDLEPRSRRCLVGDVGVTIIPEGEGPETSEEEEEEEEEEEEEEVEELAEEEEQDEDSDSDGPVLYKDDDSDEDEDEECPSSSLASRVRRKDTLALKLSNRPSAPERIAREEQSALSWQSREQWEAIRTQIGTALTRRLSQRPTAEELEQRNILPPKNEADRQAEVREIKRRLTRKLSQRPTVAELQARKILRFHEYVEVTNAQDYDRRADKPWTKLTPADKAAIRKELNEFKSSEMEVHEDSRIYTRFHRP is encoded by the exons TTCTGGAAAGAAAGATGTCGATGAGGCGGCCTCGGGAAGAGCTCATCGAGAAGGGAGTGCTGAAGGAGATACCAGATAACG AGGGAGTGGAGGTGCACAGCACGAAGCCCCCCCATGTGAAGAACGGACACACGGTCCCtgtgagcggggcggggggtgtagGCCGGCCCCCCTCAGAGGGGGACTTCAGGGTCAACCCCACCTGGCTGCCGCAGGGCGGGGAGCGGAagagccgcccccccccaggggacGGGGAGAAGAAGGCGGGGCTTCAgtggcagggagaggaggggcgtCGCCCAGGCAGGCTCCACCCTGACACAGAGAAGAAGCCTGTCCTGCAGAAGGCCCCTTCAGAGGATGGCCGCAGGACACGCCCCCCTTCAGACGCCGAGCGcaaaacccccctcccccgacacGCCTCGGCCGAGGAGGGCCGAACACGCAGAG agtccaatggcagccGCTTCGTGCCGGACAGCGAGTCGCTGCGGGACACACTGAGGGAGCCGCTGCCTCCCAAACAGGCCATGCTGCCCCCCAAATGGCTGGTGAGCTCCACCCCAGAGCCCGGGAGCGAAGCCCCTCCCCGCGTGCCCGTCTCCGTGGCCACGCCCTCCTACTCCACCTCCTCCggctcctcctcgtcctcctcctcctctgccgtGAGCGCGCTGGCCAAACCTGCGCGGAACGTCTCTTCCGCCGGTCCCAACCCGCCATCGCCAGCCGCTGGGCCCCTCGTCCCCTCCGCCtcggccccgcccggccccctGCAGGTCAAACAGCCGCCCGTCCCCCCGCCGAAGCCCCTCAACCGCAACAGCAACCCGGCCATGCTCG CCTCCCCCCTGCAGAGGGGGGATAACATGCACTTCCCCCTGTACTGGTCCTGCTGGAAGCGTGAGGGCGAATACGACGTCTACCTGTCCCTCCCCGTGTACCTGTGCCGTCGCGCTGGAGCGCCCCGCCCAG CAGAACTGTCCCAGGCGTCTGGAGGGGTCAGTCTGGTGCCGGCTAAGCCCTCCCCACCCATGCCCCCGAAGAGAACCACACCTGTCACCAAGCGCAACACAGAGGagccctccccctctgccctgccccttcccgccccccaccctgcccccctgtCTGAGGAGGACTTCCAGCtgctcccacctcccccctcccctcctttacCCACTCATGTGCCCCCTTCTCCGCCTcgctccctcccccacacccaccaccaccacctcgcCCACCAGCACTCCTACCCGCACCCCCTGCCCCAGCCTATCCCCGCCCCCTTcgacccccccagccccagctctgagcccccccgccagccccccatCCCACTGCACATCATGATCCAGCGGGCCCTGTCCAGCCCCGGGCCGGCCGTGCCAAATCCCGATGGGTCCCATCGCGCCCACTCGCTGCTCTTCGAAACCCCGCCCGAATACGCTCGTCCCCTGCCCGTCACCATCCAGCCCCTCAAACA GGCTGAGGATGACTACtcagatgaagaagaagaagaagaggaggaggaggagcctatcccagagcCCCTCCCCATGCAGCCGGACCTTGAGCCACGCAGTCGCAGGTGCCTGGTGGGGGATGTGGGTGTGACCATCATccccgagggggaggggccagagaccagcgaggaggaggaggaggaagaggaggaagaagaggaggaggaagtggaggagctagcagaagaggaggagcaggatgAAGACAGTGACTCAGATGGGCCAGTTCTCTATAAAGATGATGACTccgatgaagatgaagatgaagaatgCCCGTCCA GCTCTCTGGCCAGCAGGGTGAGGAGGAAGGACACTCTGGCGCTGAAGCTCAGCAATCGACCGTCGGCTCCTGAGCGGATAGCGCGAGAGGAGCAGAGCGCCCTCTCCTGGCAGAGCAGGGAGCAGTGGGAGGCTATCCGCACACAGATCGGCACTGCACTTACCAG GCGACTGAGCCAGAGGCCAACAGCAGAGGAGTTGGAGCAGAGAAACATCCTGCCGC CCAAGAatgaggcagacaggcaggcggaAGTGAGAGAAATCAAACGGCGGCTCACCAGGAAG tTGAGTCAGAGGCCCACCGTGGCAGAGCTCCAGGCCCGGAAGATTCTGCGCTTCCATGAGTACGTGGAGGTCACCAACGCTCAAGATTATGACCGGCGCGCTGACAAGCCCTGGACTAAACTAACGCCTGCTGACAAG gccGCGATCCGGAAGGAGCTGAACGAGTTTAAGAGCTCAGAGATGGAGGTGCATGAAGACAGCAGAATCTACACAAG gtttcATCGCCCATAG
- the phactr4b gene encoding phosphatase and actin regulator 4B isoform X5 produces MATCLHLHLHLRRCHSWSPDDEVDHQHSTTGTEGGNSGDTTPPTKRKGKFSSLGKIFKPWKWRKKKSSEKFKETSEVLERKMSMRRPREELIEKGVLKEIPDNEGVEVHSTKPPHVKNGHTVPVSGAGGVGRPPSEGDFRVNPTWLPQGGERKSRPPPGDGEKKAGLQWQGEEGRRPGRLHPDTEKKPVLQKAPSEDGRRTRPPSDAERKTPLPRHASAEEGRTRRESNGSRFVPDSESLRDTLREPLPPKQAMLPPKWLVSSTPEPGSEAPPRVPVSVATPSYSTSSGSSSSSSSSAVSALAKPARNVSSAGPNPPSPAAGPLVPSASAPPGPLQVKQPPVPPPKPLNRNSNPAMLAELSQASGGVSLVPAKPSPPMPPKRTTPVTKRNTEEPSPSALPLPAPHPAPLSEEDFQLLPPPPSPPLPTHVPPSPPRSLPHTHHHHLAHQHSYPHPLPQPIPAPFDPPSPSSEPPRQPPIPLHIMIQRALSSPGPAVPNPDGSHRAHSLLFETPPEYARPLPVTIQPLKQAEDDYSDEEEEEEEEEEPIPEPLPMQPDLEPRSRRCLVGDVGVTIIPEGEGPETSEEEEEEEEEEEEEEVEELAEEEEQDEDSDSDGPVLYKDDDSDEDEDEECPSSSLASRVRRKDTLALKLSNRPSAPERIAREEQSALSWQSREQWEAIRTQIGTALTRRLSQRPTAEELEQRNILPPKNEADRQAEVREIKRRLTRKLSQRPTVAELQARKILRFHEYVEVTNAQDYDRRADKPWTKLTPADKAAIRKELNEFKSSEMEVHEDSRIYTRFHRP; encoded by the exons TTCTGGAAAGAAAGATGTCGATGAGGCGGCCTCGGGAAGAGCTCATCGAGAAGGGAGTGCTGAAGGAGATACCAGATAACG AGGGAGTGGAGGTGCACAGCACGAAGCCCCCCCATGTGAAGAACGGACACACGGTCCCtgtgagcggggcggggggtgtagGCCGGCCCCCCTCAGAGGGGGACTTCAGGGTCAACCCCACCTGGCTGCCGCAGGGCGGGGAGCGGAagagccgcccccccccaggggacGGGGAGAAGAAGGCGGGGCTTCAgtggcagggagaggaggggcgtCGCCCAGGCAGGCTCCACCCTGACACAGAGAAGAAGCCTGTCCTGCAGAAGGCCCCTTCAGAGGATGGCCGCAGGACACGCCCCCCTTCAGACGCCGAGCGcaaaacccccctcccccgacacGCCTCGGCCGAGGAGGGCCGAACACGCAGAG agtccaatggcagccGCTTCGTGCCGGACAGCGAGTCGCTGCGGGACACACTGAGGGAGCCGCTGCCTCCCAAACAGGCCATGCTGCCCCCCAAATGGCTGGTGAGCTCCACCCCAGAGCCCGGGAGCGAAGCCCCTCCCCGCGTGCCCGTCTCCGTGGCCACGCCCTCCTACTCCACCTCCTCCggctcctcctcgtcctcctcctcctctgccgtGAGCGCGCTGGCCAAACCTGCGCGGAACGTCTCTTCCGCCGGTCCCAACCCGCCATCGCCAGCCGCTGGGCCCCTCGTCCCCTCCGCCtcggccccgcccggccccctGCAGGTCAAACAGCCGCCCGTCCCCCCGCCGAAGCCCCTCAACCGCAACAGCAACCCGGCCATGCTCG CAGAACTGTCCCAGGCGTCTGGAGGGGTCAGTCTGGTGCCGGCTAAGCCCTCCCCACCCATGCCCCCGAAGAGAACCACACCTGTCACCAAGCGCAACACAGAGGagccctccccctctgccctgccccttcccgccccccaccctgcccccctgtCTGAGGAGGACTTCCAGCtgctcccacctcccccctcccctcctttacCCACTCATGTGCCCCCTTCTCCGCCTcgctccctcccccacacccaccaccaccacctcgcCCACCAGCACTCCTACCCGCACCCCCTGCCCCAGCCTATCCCCGCCCCCTTcgacccccccagccccagctctgagcccccccgccagccccccatCCCACTGCACATCATGATCCAGCGGGCCCTGTCCAGCCCCGGGCCGGCCGTGCCAAATCCCGATGGGTCCCATCGCGCCCACTCGCTGCTCTTCGAAACCCCGCCCGAATACGCTCGTCCCCTGCCCGTCACCATCCAGCCCCTCAAACA GGCTGAGGATGACTACtcagatgaagaagaagaagaagaggaggaggaggagcctatcccagagcCCCTCCCCATGCAGCCGGACCTTGAGCCACGCAGTCGCAGGTGCCTGGTGGGGGATGTGGGTGTGACCATCATccccgagggggaggggccagagaccagcgaggaggaggaggaggaagaggaggaagaagaggaggaggaagtggaggagctagcagaagaggaggagcaggatgAAGACAGTGACTCAGATGGGCCAGTTCTCTATAAAGATGATGACTccgatgaagatgaagatgaagaatgCCCGTCCA GCTCTCTGGCCAGCAGGGTGAGGAGGAAGGACACTCTGGCGCTGAAGCTCAGCAATCGACCGTCGGCTCCTGAGCGGATAGCGCGAGAGGAGCAGAGCGCCCTCTCCTGGCAGAGCAGGGAGCAGTGGGAGGCTATCCGCACACAGATCGGCACTGCACTTACCAG GCGACTGAGCCAGAGGCCAACAGCAGAGGAGTTGGAGCAGAGAAACATCCTGCCGC CCAAGAatgaggcagacaggcaggcggaAGTGAGAGAAATCAAACGGCGGCTCACCAGGAAG tTGAGTCAGAGGCCCACCGTGGCAGAGCTCCAGGCCCGGAAGATTCTGCGCTTCCATGAGTACGTGGAGGTCACCAACGCTCAAGATTATGACCGGCGCGCTGACAAGCCCTGGACTAAACTAACGCCTGCTGACAAG gccGCGATCCGGAAGGAGCTGAACGAGTTTAAGAGCTCAGAGATGGAGGTGCATGAAGACAGCAGAATCTACACAAG gtttcATCGCCCATAG